caagcccaacatcactatgcgctATACCAAGCGACAGCCGGcgtggtgcaaagcacgccgccaactggactctggagcagtggaaacacatTCTCTGGGGTGATGAATAATGCTTCACTATCTGGTAGTTTGATGGACAAATCTGGGTTTGAGGACAGCGCTATCTACTGGactgcacagtgcctactgtaaagtttggtggagtagggataatggtctggggctgtttttcagggtttgggctaggccccttagttccagtgaagggtaccattaatgctacagcatacaaagacattttagacaattgtatgcttccaactttgtggcagcagtttggggaaggccctttcctgttccagcatgactgtgcccctgtgcacaaagcaacgtccataaagacatggttttacaagtttggtgtggaggaactccgaccccattgaacacctttgggatgaattagaacgctgattgcaagccaggccttctcatccaacatcagtgactgacctcacaaatgctcttttggttGAATGGGCAcacattcccacagacacactccaaaatcttgtggaaagcctttcCAGAAGAGTGaaggctgttatagctgctaggggggggggtggcaactccatattaatgcccatggttttggaatgggatgtccaataagctcatataggtgtgatggcCAGGTGTCCACAAgcttttggccatatagtgtagatCAGCCATCCCTGAAATACTGATAGGCAGTCTTGCTGTCTGCTGAGTGCTACTCAATAATACTGTGGAAAACAACATTAGATTACAAAAATATGGATGGAGTGTCAATATTCTTACCAAAGAAATTGAGCAAGTAGTAACCAAGACGGTGCACTCCTAAGTCTGCACACTGAAAGGTTTTGTCCTTGTTAGACCTCAGGTTCAATCACACAGTTTAGATTAAACACCTAAATAGTGACCACAACTAGATATACCTAGTGAAAGAGTATGAAATAACATTGTCATAATCATCTCTGGCATAGCCTGGTTATGGACTCATCTGTTATCACTATGGAAACATTCATTGAATTAGAAATCTTCATTAAAAGCAACTGTCAAATTCATGCAAGAACAAATAACCCATGCTGGATTGGGtgatgatatttatttttaaatattgcgTTTCTGTAATTGTATGTATATTGGTTGATTTCCCCAGTGTATGTGCACACTTAAGAAGAGATGATTAATATGGTAGTTTTGCCCTAATCAAATTCTGCTGCTTTTGACAGATTTGAATTTTGATGTTGAGGATTGACTCTACATCTGACTGAGAGTAATAGCTTAAAGATGTTCCACAGATGTAAAATGTCCCTTCTCTCAGCAACAGTTTTTGGGAAGCTACATGTCTTGATGCAATTCTATGTTGTTAGCAAACGTGAGGGTTATTCCTTAGTTATAAGTTATACATATAGGCTCTCTAATCGGAATTACAGAAATCGTGAGAACGTGAAATGcattgattaaataaaacattagtCATTCAGTATGCTTTTGttcgttttatttttatttgaagacTACATTTGAATTGTAGGAACAAGTTCACTTCCTATGAACTAGTCGGAGGAACAATAATCTTTTGTCTGACACGAAGTTCCCGTACATTTTCTCCTTCAGCCAGTTGTGCTCCCCCGTTGATCAAATGCCCTTTCATGATGTGCGTGAACAACTATAAAGGCGGAACAATCATACGAAGTACCACCAGGGGGCGATCTAATACAATTTATAACTGTGGTTGCATAAGGTCACCGCGTGTCCAAAACGTTTTCTACTTTTATGAACACGTAACAATTAGCGGGGTATGTCACTGTTCactgcacaagttaatttaAAATCTGGATATAATTTTGGGACACTGAACTCATTTAACTCACTTCCATGTCCTATTTCTGATACTCCGGGATGCTTGACCCTCCTGTTTTTAGGCCGTGGTCTGTCAATAAATTAGAACAAACTGCTGAAGTGAGACAATAATGGGGCAACTTACATAAACAGAGAAGTTACAGAATATGCCACAAATAAGCATGTAAGGATGGGTTCAGtcagcaaacaaaatgaatgaagtgcGCCTTACCACAATATGCATTAAGAGGGTGAACTATACAAAGCAATGCTTAATAGAAAAGAATAATTATTTGACGATAAGATAAATCTGAAGATTGTTCTGTCCGCAGCTGACATTTAATGTAACAAGACAGGAACAGTGAGGTAATATAGTTTGAAATGTGACTGAGTAAACTTTTTGGAGGAAACACACGTGGTAGATCATAACGAAACACTCCCCCTGAGACACCTGGCTGTCTCTGTTCACAGCTCCTTCAAGTTAAGTTTTTAGCAGTGTTAAACTGCTTGTTATATTGCATGCTCTAAGTGATGTTGCATCCCCATTGCCTGCATACTTGCAGAAGTCCAACTGTTGAAAATACTCTCTCCTCTTCTGGATTTTGTGTCTATCTCTCAGTACAATACTAGTATGTAAGTGAAACATGTTTTCATCCTCAGCATAGGCTTAGGAACTATATTTGGAATATATAGCCTGTTCTCTTCTGCACGGTAGTGTTGAGAAAACTTCActatgcaaacacacaacacattcaagacacagcacattttatgtTAGCTTAcccatatttatttaaaaaataaatttcaaataaaaataaataaaaaatgaaacataatacTTAATACACTCATTTGAAACAAAGTGCTGGTAAACATTGCAATACAACAACTTATTTACTTTAATTCAATACATGCTCTGtcacaatgacagcaaatgaAGCAATTTATTATGTAAACATTATGCTTTGTTACAACTTAATTTTCCAGtgagtgaataaataaaattggaGCAGAAACTTTGTATAGACTGCACAATAtgcacatgtttttgttttcagttaaattAATATGCTTTGACTATTTTCAACAGTCTGAAGTGTTATTGCAAGTGAATACTATGTATTTGCAAAAGtaatacacatacaatacataGGTGGACATTGATCTAAACTTGAACACCATAAGCTCATTGTTACTTCAATATCATCACAGTAGATTTAAAAAACGatcagctctgtgtctctgatcATCCtgtcagcccctccccccaaattTTCAGTCCCCAAAAGTTGAACCAAAGTCATTTTCACACAGGCTTAATATTTTCCCCTCTCCCCGCTGTCTTCTTTTCGACTTTAACCATAGTCagtgtcctttttttctttacgcACAAAGTCACTCTGAAGGTTGAGGTGGAGGGaggattctctctctctcgctctctctcactctctgtggcAGCGGCACCGCCGTGCAGCGGGGAGATGTCCCTTGTGctccctccagctctctgcctcATTTAGGAGATGGAGCAGCTGTTGGTCTTGTTCATGGGTGGCCGGATGCCGTTGTCCTTGGGGAAGGTCTCCCGGCGCCTGCGCAGGGCTGGGCTGAGGCAGCTGGGCAGGTTGGCTTGCTGGAGCAGCTCTCGGAACACCTCCACCACGTTGTCGTTCTCCTTGGCGGAGGCTTCCAGGAAGCAGTTGTTCCAGTCCAGCTCCACGGTGGAGAGCACGTCCTCGCTGGACACCTGCCGCTCGCCCTCCCGGTCCGTCTTGTTGCCCACCACCACGATGGGCGTGAGCTTGTCCTCCTTCACCTCCAGGATCTCGTCTCGCAAGCTCTTGACCGCCTCCAGGGACTCGGGGTCGTCGATGGCGTAGACCAGGGCGAAGGCGTCGCTGTTCTGGATGGAGAGCTTCCTCATCGCCGGGAAGGAGTAGCTGCCGCTCGTGTCCATGATCTCGATGGTCACCTTGACGCCGTTGATGTCGTACTCCttgctgtgcagctcctccaccgTGCGCCGGTGCTTGGTCTCGAAGGTGTCCTGCAGGAAGCGGCGGATCAGGGCTGTTTTGCCCACGCCGGCCGCCCCCAGGAACACGAGCCGCACATGTGTCTTCTCTTTCACGTCCAGAGACATGCTCTCCTGCCTCATGTAGGTGTGTGCTGCAAAAGGTCTCTTTGTGATGCTTGGTCTTACAGCTTTAGCACTGGAAATTAGATCAATTCTTTGTGCAAGCCAGCTGAATAGTTACCTGTTGAGTCTTTGTTTTGGCTGTCTGTTAGTTTTCAGAATGGTCCGGCAGCAGTGAGTATGTGACAAAGCACACTCCTGGCAAAGCAGCAATCGTGGCTCTGAGTCTTTCTGCTTGCATGCTTCTACTTATGTGTATTTTCAACAGCTGAGATTCCATGCCCACTGTAGCTTTTAGCCAATCAACAAACAGCTGTATGTTTTAGTGGGGGCTCAAAGTGACCAATCAGAAGGATTCATGCAAATTAGAAACAGGACCAGACTGAGGAAAGCAAGGTAATGTATTTAAGTGTATACACTATTTCTCGGAGATTCAAACTCCTGATGTTCACCACTTATTGCAGTGTCTCTTACTGTAAATAGAATAGAGGGCAacttaaacatattttattacagtattCAGATCCCCTGTTCAAGGCCACTGATTACACATATTAAACAGTCTGTACCAGTAGACCATACAGTTGCTTCAATCCCTGGGCTTGGAGCCCTCCAAAACAGGCTTACCTGCATAATTTGTGTTTCCATGAAGAGCAAgtataatttgtatttcattaagAGCAAGTACAATTTCATTAAGCTGCATTAAGTATGACTTTTTGTTCATCCTTTATCTGATTGAAACAAATCTTTCCATCTTTATCTTTCTCACTATGAGGAGTCCGATCTTGTTTTAAAGAgtgacaataataacaataaacacaaaattctttatgaagcaaatatttttttcacaggatTTGTATCAAGTTTGATGCAAAACTCCTGGCACATTTCATATAATTATGTGTTTCTCTTTGCCTTTCACAAAATTAATCCTCtgtaaaaacatataaaataccTTTTTACAGTCAATGTGGTGAAAGCTCAggcacatttatatttttaggaTCAAAAGCTAGCACTTTGCTGATTCTACATCAAACATTAAATAATCAATGTTATGACATTTTCAGGTTGCATTCAGGATTACACACACTATCGGCACACTAGAGTGCATCTTCTGCTTTGAACTTTAAAGCTCATATTCTGTATTGCtttaaaatttatattatgtattgaATATTCTTAAAGGCTTTGTGGAATGCAGTGATCAATATAATTTCTGAAGCAGGATTTGGAAATGGACATCGTggtgtgctgttttttctgtgtctccctTATTATCTGAACCTCTCTAACTCGGAGAAGGCTGTTAAGAGATatgcctttctctctcattcctttCAGCCCTCTGCACAACAACCCAATGCCCCCTGATCAGCTGTGACTAGTGAGTCTTAGACACTAGTTACCATTCTGTTACAACACGAGACatgatttgaatttgaactgcCGGACTGATCCAGGAGGAGGTCAGGTGTGGGCTGATCTTCACAATACAAGGAAAATGAAGATGTTTTTGTCATATTATGTCACTTGTGTTATGTCATGCTTCATCTGTTCACTCCATACTATATCAATAGATTTGATTTCAATAGAAGGGAAggcaaaataatgcatttgagAGCTTTTTAAAGGGGTGTAGAGGACACAAAGCATCCAaggatttatatatttatatgtatttgtatatttatgtattccTATGAGGAATAAACGCTTTCCTGAGCAAATTCAGCAGCACATTATGACAGAGCTTGAAAGCTATGTACTGTGAACGCTgaaagtatttggacagtgacagacacagtGTTTTGAATTCAAAATGATACAATGCCTGTGAGGTAAAAGTGCAGACTGTCAACTTTAATTTGAGGGTACCTTCGTCCACATCTGATGGATTGTCCAGAAAATACAGCATGTTTTGTACACAGTCCCCCCATTTTAGAGTACACAAGTATTTGGACAATGAAGTGTCAATGCCTGTTAAAGACAGCCGTCtaaaaaatcagaataaatCAATCAAAGACATAGGAAAAACTTTAGGCATGCCAAAATGCACAGTTTGCATTTGCTGAGCTCAGCAACGGCAAATGACCTGGTAGACCAAGGACGACCCCTGTAGTGGATGACTGAGGAATACCTGTGAAGAACCCCACGAACAACAATCCAAGAGATCAGGAACACTCTCCTGGATGTAGGCATAGATGTACCACAGACTACCATACACAGAAAACTACGGCAGCAGAAATTGAGAGGGTATACTGCAAGATGCAAAACACTAGTAAGGCTAAAGAACAGAATGGCAAGGTTACACATTGCTTAAAATGAATCTAAAAGGGCCTGTGGCATTTTGCCACAGTCTTATGGACAGATGAGATAAAGCCCACAAATAAGTATATACCCAGGTCCCCCTGTAAACTGATCTTTGAGTACTTCAGAGTTGCCTACCTTCATTTTCAGTGGTAACGTTCCCTAAGGGTGCTGCCTGCACTATTTCTTCTACGGTGTCCAGGCTCAAAAGGGCCATAAATCGCATTATCCTGCAGACAAACTGGTACTGGCAAATGAAGATTAACCTGTACCAGAGTGATGGAAACAGGAAAGTTTGGAGAAAATAGCAACTGCCTATGATCAAAAACATACCACCTTGTCTGTGAAACATGGTAGAGGTAGTATTATGCCTTGGGCATGTAAGACTGCTACTGGAACTGGCTCATTTGTCTACTGGAATACAGAGCTAAAGCAACAACATGTGTCACTGTCAAAATACTTTTGGAGTTcattgtgcatgcatatataccTTTCAAACTTGCGCTCCCCCTGAAAACTGATTTTTTGAGCACTGCATAGTTGCCTACCTTCATTTTGAGTACTGAATGCTGAGACCACTGCCTGCACTGTTCTTCTACAGTGTGTTCATATTCACACAGAAGCTCAAAAAGGGCCTTAAGTCACACCCTCCTGCAGTCTGATTGGCTCTGGGTACATCCATTTACAAACAACTCGGATAGCGGTCCGCGTTGATTTTCTTGGCTAACCATCTATATCCGGTCCTGTTTGCACTGGCCTTAAGCTGTTTATTGAGCCTCTGAGTTGAGCGTCATTTCCAGCTGTTCCGTTCCACAGTGACCGAGGTTCCGCTGAAAGGGTGACCTTGATCAGGACGGTTCTAAGCCATTAACCCTCAGCACATTCAGAGGCAAATGCTGCCAGTAATGCATTGTTGCTCTGGAGAAACTGTTTCTGGTGCTGGAAAATACtccatgtgttttgtgtttttgtctgagACTGTGCATAGAGCTCTTGATAATAGTGGCCCTCCACAGAGAGTGCAGTCAAAGAGGTCTTGCCATTGGCTCTGCAAGGGCTGTACCTCATATGCTTTCCACATAGAGGGGTATTGTAAAAACGTGAATCACCTATTGCAGTCAGTGATGCCCTCCACATAGGCCCCACTATCAACGTGCAAAGTTCCATTGCCTCACCTGATAACTTGTACCAGATTAGTGTAGAAAGCCATTCAGCGGTGACAGACTTGCACCTGAAGCTGCTGGAACCATACAGTACGGCATGGACACAAGTTGCAACTATCACAGCTTTCATCACTGCATTGCTGCTGGAGAACTTTGAGAGTGCTGTCACCGGCCCCCAAAGTGATCATTCCATAAAACATGCATTGCGGTGAAcgctttacttttttttcagccGAAAAGAATGACAAATTCCTGTAATCTGATTTCAGGAGTgaagcaaattaaattaatgataCTCTATATGAAATACCCTTCCTTGCTTTCATGTGTCTGCGTGTGAAGTCTTCGCGGCTGTGCTTGTTTTTTGCGGGTATTTTGGTGTGCACTGTCAGTGGAAGTTTTAGATCCTTAGCCTAGCTAATTGGCAAAGAAGCTCAGCTCGTCTGTGTCGGAGCCGCGCGGTGAACAGCGGAGTCTCAGCGGTGCAGGAGGGTCCTTGGGGAGGCCTATGCGTCACACTGTTTGTCAAAGCTGAAGGAAGTGGCAGCAGACTGGGGGACTCTCAAGGGCATCCACTCAAAAAACCTGGGTAATCAGCCCCAAGGGGAAAGGACGAGGTAAGGCATTTTTATTAGTAACCAGCATGTAAATTGTTGTGGTGAAACAACATCTTTCTATCCACAGTTTTCCCAGCCTTCATGCCAAGGTATTCACCATGTCTGAAAAATTCGAAGTATATGGATGCTTTGTTTAATTACCCTATTTGACAGGGACATATGCAGTTAACGGactgacacaatgacacaaaaacaacaaacatcacATTGTGTTGCGTCAAGGATTCATGCCGAGGCCAATTCCCGACAGTTCCTGGACGGGGCTTTGAAACTCGAGAATTctcaaaactgtaaaacttgaaatgaaatgaacaatttatttatttatttatttatttgcttatttgcttAACTTTCCAGGTAAAATGTCCACGTTGATATGAGAGTTTCGTGTAATAGGGTAACGGGCTCCTGATAGTGTGCCTTTAACAGGCGTTGATGTCTCTCGGAGGGACGCTCTCCACGCTGCCTCTCTGTATTTGCCTCTTACAGCTCTCCCGGGATTAACACCACCAGCAGCTTTATGTTTGCTCATTTCTTCAGAAAAGTTCAGTGAGACAAAACTCCTGCACATTTTTTTGGTCTTGCATGTGAGAACTTTCTAAaactttttagaaaaaaaaaagtttaattattgtttttgattttttttttttaaagaatacgATAAGAATTAAAAGGTGCCCAATAGCTTTATTGCCCGATGATGAAGTGAAGTTATAGATTTGCTTACTGACTCACCAGTCTGAGACCATTGTGTAATGCAGTATGAATCAATAGATGTGGAGAATCATGGAATGTATAAATAACCATGATGCTTGGAAAGACAGGCCGGTTTATAATTAGCCTAAAACAATTCACAATTGGATTCACTGTTCCACAGATCAGTTTAGtacttttgtctttgttttcagctggtactgtaatgtaatgctgtacaTGACTTGCATTCCTCTTGAGTACCTCTCTGTAATTTCTTCACTTGTTCTGTCTTATTCAGTGTCTGTTCTGAAACTACTTGCCTGAGGTTGTTCACAGATCCTTCGAAATAACTCTGCGTTACTGTGCGTAGCTACTAATTGGCATTTTATACTTTCATCTCCGCTAATAGCTAAAAGGCATTCTATTCTTTTTAGCCCCGTGCCACTCCCTTCCTTGCTTTACCAGTTTTGCgcaagttttacattttatcttcCACATGAACAAATTTCCCTCCTGTGCCCTTCAACAGAGGCACTTAGTTCCCTGTTAGAGTCCTACCCTGCTGAGTTCTAACCATGTTTTGAGGGGATAATTAAGGTGCGGTTTTCACTCTCTGCACAAAGAACATATTGTACCATCATTGCTTGTTTCCCAGGAATATAGTCTAAAGTTCAGATTCTAACCAATGTAGAATTCTACCTGTGGAGtcagaaaaatggaaatggatcataactgcttttttttctggctgttTCTGATTTACTGTGGCACTGTGGCTCAGATTGTACGAAATGCACTAGCTCTGCCTTAAGTATCAAGTTCTAAGATTGACATTGCAGTGGCTGTGCAGGGGATAAACAGGTTGTTGCAGGAGAAACAATCTGCAATATCATGGGACACCAAACATCTTGGTTCACCCATACGAGCGAATGTGTTGCTCATGGCTAACGGCAGGTGGTAGGCCCGTAGTCTTTTCTGCATCTAACTCACGGGATGGAGGCAGCTCCTACCCAGAGCCAAACTGCATAAGCCAACTTAGCCTGGGCTCCGGTCCTTCCCGGCCATGCACTACAGGATTCATCACTCCGAGAGACAGTCCTGGTGTGACATATGCCAGATAGCAGGAATTAAGCTGTAAATTGCTCCCCCAAAAAGGGTGTACAAAAGCCTCTTTAGGGCCCTCCTCTAGCCTGGCCGGAAGAGGCTGGAGCTGAGTCGTCCGTGATAAAGAGGCACTGAAACAGccagcagtgacatcagcaggCTGGGACTCGGACTGTCTCCACCGCTGTAGCGCCCTGAGCCGGGGACGCTGGCCCGATGACTCACCCTCTCTGTGATTCCACCAGCCACAGGTAGGCTATGCGTGAGGAGAGGCGCCGAGGGGCCTCTGATCTCTGTCTCGCCGAGCAGAGCCTCCTCCGGGCCCGCGGATTTTCCGCTGTGTGGGAAGCTCTTACCCGGCACTTCACATCACCATGAGCGGCTCCCTCGTGCAGTCCTTGCAGACATAAAAGCCCCCCGCAAAACGCAGGGAGATCCCAGAGGCTGAGGGTCATGTCGCCGTGCTAACCCACTCCACCTCCCTTCTTCACTGGCTGGCTTTCATGTAAGCACTCAGCGACTGGatcacacacttcacagaagCACTCTCTCTGGATCGGTGTCTAGGCGCATGAAGACTTAGGCGGGGGTGGGTTTATTCATCAGGCACACGCACTCGTCTGTCATGCTTAATCGTTCatctgaaaagttttttttccaagtttaaTTTCAATTATCAGTCCCTGGAAGCTTTCTGGCTCTAATTTCCTGTAATGTTGGCATGCTGACATCCATTGCTTATTTTAGATTTCTTAAAAGATTCTGGCACCCCTGTAATTGAGATaattttggttacgagtccaACGGTTAGAATTATAATTGTCATTTTCAaccagtgctgctgtgtttgggtTTAGACTGGAAACATTGAGTGGCCCCAGTTTGGTAGCATTGTAATCAAATTGAAAAGTGTAATTGAGATTGATTCATGCTCCCAGGCTAAAGCTAATAAAGGAAACCAGCCCTGCTGTAAATAGTGTGCTAAATAAGAGTAGACAGGTGCCAAAGGCCCTTGTTGTTCTAGTGGCCCTGGTCACACGCCTCTGAGGGGATTCGGTGTGCTCATTCCTGGTCCCTGTTCACGGTAAAGGCTTTGGCTCTTAGGCCTCAGAAggcacacaaagaaagagagcagagtTGTGACCTAAAGCAAGAGCacagaaatgtgtctttttgttgAGTGTGTGTTGATGTTCCTAAATCAGGTGAACTGCTGCATGACATTCCATGACTGCCCTTATCTTGACTGAAGACCAGAAAGCACAAGCATCCATGCATTTCCACAGGTGCTGTgtggttaaaaaatgaaacaaaaaagcatgctATGGAAAAATATATACCCTGTTTTAATGCTCCATTGCGACACTCCCaggttaaaaatgcatgaaattggGTGAAATTAAGCAATGTTTTTACAATGGCTGTTGCAGTACACACAGATGTGACCTGATGAAGACCTCCATGGTAGAATCATAGTTTGATTTCACCATTTAATAATATGCTCTTGTGCATGATAGTAATGACAGTGGTGAAGTCAGTCAGCATGGCACGGGGTGGCCTGACCCAGACAGAGCCGGCTGCACTCGCTTGAACTCCGCCCGCCCTCTTTGCGCAGCCTGGGGGGGGTCGTTCGGCAAGCTGATGTGAGCATTCGCCCCCTCGGTACACACAGCCAGGGTTATGCAATACCTGCAGGCAGCCTCAG
This genomic stretch from Megalops cyprinoides isolate fMegCyp1 chromosome 1, fMegCyp1.pri, whole genome shotgun sequence harbors:
- the rasd4 gene encoding rasd family member 4 gives rise to the protein MRQESMSLDVKEKTHVRLVFLGAAGVGKTALIRRFLQDTFETKHRRTVEELHSKEYDINGVKVTIEIMDTSGSYSFPAMRKLSIQNSDAFALVYAIDDPESLEAVKSLRDEILEVKEDKLTPIVVVGNKTDREGERQVSSEDVLSTVELDWNNCFLEASAKENDNVVEVFRELLQQANLPSCLSPALRRRRETFPKDNGIRPPMNKTNSCSIS